Proteins encoded in a region of the Mercenaria mercenaria strain notata chromosome 1, MADL_Memer_1, whole genome shotgun sequence genome:
- the LOC128557229 gene encoding uncharacterized protein LOC128557229 has translation MPKFDVFRQFSLEEGQAYRTFIRLINGPQRLIPTLEKLVPGCGLGLIELGYGMADEVNQIPHKQFLQVYKDVKSLPEYEGSVLHHQLAGKEVHEEADYFDIAEQ, from the exons ATGCCAAAGTTTGATGTGTTCAGACAGTTTAGTCTGGAGGAGGGGCAAGCATATAGAACATTTATACGCTTGATCAATGGACCACAGAGGTTGATTCCAACTTTAGA GAAGTTGGTACCAGGCTGTGGTCTTGGATTGATAGAGCTAGGATACGGAATGGCAGATGAAGTTAATCAGATCCCGCACAAACAGTTCCTACAAGTTTACAAG gATGTTAAAAGTCTCCCAGAATATGAAGGATCAGTGTTACATCACCAGTTAGCAGGTAAAGAAGTGCATGAGGAGGCAGATTACTTTGATATTGCAGAGCAATAG